In a single window of the Anabas testudineus chromosome 17, fAnaTes1.2, whole genome shotgun sequence genome:
- the LOC113172123 gene encoding transcription factor HES-1-like isoform X2: MFKPSSTNRVFVLSETLKMPTGTMDRTSPSAGAASPASGEKPRTQTENRKSSKPIMEKRRRARINESLGQLKTLILDALKKDSSRHSKLEKADILEMTVKHLSNLQRLQITAAVNTDSSILGKYRAGFNECVGEVTRFLSTCEGVDTEMPCKSGSTMHVSPEAMKLYGGFQVVPTPDGQFAFLVPSAALAPLSSQSSHHGSPVAPPVTSDSVWRPW, encoded by the exons ATGTTCAAACCCTCTTCTACCAATCGAGTATTTGTTTTGAGTGAAACCCTGAAGATGCCCACCGGGACCATGGACAGAACATCTCCGTCTGCTGGGGCTGCTTCTCCGGCAAGTGGCGAAAAACCCCGAACTCAGACAGAGAACAGGAAG tCTTCCAAACCAATCATGGAAAAGCGGAGACGTGCGCGCATCAACGAGAGTTTGGGTCAGCTGAAGACGCTCATCCTGGACGCCCTCAAGAAAGAC AGCTCCAGACACTCCAAGCTGGAGAAGGCAGACATACTGGAGATGACCGTGAAGCATCTCAGCAACTTGCAGCGACTTCAGATTACTG CTGCTGTGAACACAGACTCCTCCATCCTGGGTAAATACAGAGCTGGGTTCAATGAGTGTGTTGGAGAGGTCACCCGTTTCCTGTCCACCTGTGAAGGGGTGGACACCGAG ATGCCTTGCAAAAGTGGCTCAACGATGCACGTTTCCCCAGAAGCCATGAAGTTGTACGGCGGTTTCCAGGTTGTGCCTACGCCAGATGGACAGTTTGCGTTTCTTGTACCCAGCGCGGCTCTTGCGCCTCTGAGCTCACAAAGCAGCCATCACGGGTCACCTGTTGCACCTCCGGTCACCTCAGATTCGGTGTGGAGACCATGGTAG
- the LOC113172123 gene encoding transcription factor HES-1-B-like isoform X1, with protein MFKPSSTNRVFVLSETLKMPTGTMDRTSPSAGAASPASGEKPRTQTENRKSSKPIMEKRRRARINESLGQLKTLILDALKKDSSRHSKLEKADILEMTVKHLSNLQRLQITAAVNTDSSILGKYRAGFNECVGEVTRFLSTCEGVDTEVRTRLLSHLALCVTQINAANVYGPHPSTLGLGQTSTQIPRALLPQMPCKSGSTMHVSPEAMKLYGGFQVVPTPDGQFAFLVPSAALAPLSSQSSHHGSPVAPPVTSDSVWRPW; from the exons ATGTTCAAACCCTCTTCTACCAATCGAGTATTTGTTTTGAGTGAAACCCTGAAGATGCCCACCGGGACCATGGACAGAACATCTCCGTCTGCTGGGGCTGCTTCTCCGGCAAGTGGCGAAAAACCCCGAACTCAGACAGAGAACAGGAAG tCTTCCAAACCAATCATGGAAAAGCGGAGACGTGCGCGCATCAACGAGAGTTTGGGTCAGCTGAAGACGCTCATCCTGGACGCCCTCAAGAAAGAC AGCTCCAGACACTCCAAGCTGGAGAAGGCAGACATACTGGAGATGACCGTGAAGCATCTCAGCAACTTGCAGCGACTTCAGATTACTG CTGCTGTGAACACAGACTCCTCCATCCTGGGTAAATACAGAGCTGGGTTCAATGAGTGTGTTGGAGAGGTCACCCGTTTCCTGTCCACCTGTGAAGGGGTGGACACCGAGGTAAGGACTCGCCTCCTCAGCCACCTGGCACTCTGTGTGACCCAAATCAACGCTGCCAACGTTTACGGACCTCACCCCAGTACCCTCGGACTTGGACAGACCAGTACACAGATTCCACGTGCTTTACTTCCACAGATGCCTTGCAAAAGTGGCTCAACGATGCACGTTTCCCCAGAAGCCATGAAGTTGTACGGCGGTTTCCAGGTTGTGCCTACGCCAGATGGACAGTTTGCGTTTCTTGTACCCAGCGCGGCTCTTGCGCCTCTGAGCTCACAAAGCAGCCATCACGGGTCACCTGTTGCACCTCCGGTCACCTCAGATTCGGTGTGGAGACCATGGTAG